One Hemibagrus wyckioides isolate EC202008001 linkage group LG07, SWU_Hwy_1.0, whole genome shotgun sequence DNA segment encodes these proteins:
- the penkb gene encoding proenkephalin b — translation MMKPCSGLMRVRWALFFSACLRMVSADCGSDCAYCSVHLRLQQTHVNSIECVLQCEGHLSTGGSWGICQDFLQTTESTPEAGQASTESYSLPQEHHEEKKYGGFMKRYGGFMKRYGGFMKRYGGFMKKAAEVYGPQPDDVDRGREILSKSDMEMLANLVEDDAEKEGLSMKDIHNGKGEVDELDGVVKRYGGFMRRGYDSGGESKPLQKRYGGFMRRVGRPDWGEEPKFYRGVFKRSPREEEEQEKPSDMSKKYGGFVEY, via the exons atgatgaag CCGTGCTCGGGGCTGATGCGCGTCCGCTGGGCGCTCTTCTTCAGCGCGTGCTTGCGGATGGTGAGCGCGGACTGTGGCTCTGACTGCGCCTACTGCTCTGTGCACCTGCGCCTGCAACAAACACACGTCAACTCTATA GaatgtgtgttgcagtgtgaaGGTCATCTTTCCACTGGTGGCTCTTGGGGTATATGTCAAGATTTCCTGCAGACAACTGAGAGCACGCCTGAAGCAGGGCAAGCATCAACAGAAAGCTATAGCTTACCCCAAGAACACCATGAAGAGAAAAAATACGGTGGCTTCATGAAGCGATATGGTGGTTTCATGAAGCGTTATGGAGGCTTCATGAAACGGTATGGAGGCTTCATGAAAAAAGCAGCAGAGGTTTATGGGCCACAGCCTGATGATGTAGACCGAGGCAGAGAAATCCTGTCTAAGAGCGACATGGAGATGCTGGCCAATCTGGTTGAAGATGATGCAGAGAAGGAAGGGCTTTCAATGAAGGACATCCATAATGGGAAGGGAGAGGTTGATGAGTTAGACGGTGTGGTAAAACGCTATGGTGGCTTCATGAGACGTGGTTATGACTCAGGAGGTGAATCAAAGCCGCTACAGAAACGATATGGTGGGTTCATGCGGAGGGTGGGCAGGCCAGATTGGGGGGAGGAGCCTAAATTTTACAGAGGTGTCTTTAAACGTTCGCCACGGGAGGAAGAAGAGCAAGAGAAGCCATCAGATATGAGTAAGAAATATGGGGGTTTCGTGGAATACTGA